Proteins encoded in a region of the Paenibacillus pedocola genome:
- a CDS encoding YwiC-like family protein yields MRKYIPNQHGAWAMLILPFLFGVAASGGQWIHIPLFACWLLIYLFSFPVLQGVKSGKFKRYEKPLKVYGILLVPLIIYLVIAEPVLLWFVLPLLPLFAVNLYYAKTKNERALLNDISAIAAFCLIIYPVFYVGQGESWRTATELFLLAVLYFVGTAFYVKTVIRERNNITFYYGSVGYHLLFAAAGLFLFPSLVVPLLILLIRAAIVPKTGISAKHTGMIEIGFSLMLYVSVLGLYF; encoded by the coding sequence ATGAGGAAGTATATCCCTAACCAGCATGGTGCCTGGGCCATGCTCATCCTTCCCTTTCTGTTCGGAGTAGCAGCATCTGGGGGGCAATGGATACATATTCCGCTGTTTGCCTGCTGGCTTCTGATTTATTTGTTCAGCTTCCCTGTGCTGCAGGGGGTCAAGAGCGGAAAATTTAAGCGTTATGAAAAGCCTTTGAAGGTATATGGAATTCTGCTGGTGCCATTAATCATTTATCTGGTAATCGCTGAACCGGTACTGTTATGGTTTGTTCTGCCGCTCCTGCCTTTGTTCGCTGTAAATCTCTATTATGCCAAAACCAAAAATGAACGTGCCTTACTCAATGACATCTCGGCCATAGCGGCATTTTGCCTGATCATTTATCCGGTCTTCTATGTCGGTCAGGGTGAAAGCTGGCGGACAGCAACAGAGCTGTTCCTGCTGGCCGTGCTGTATTTCGTCGGAACCGCCTTCTATGTCAAAACGGTCATTCGTGAACGCAACAACATCACCTTCTATTACGGTTCTGTGGGGTATCATCTGCTGTTTGCGGCAGCCGGGCTGTTCCTCTTTCCGTCACTGGTGGTTCCGCTCTTAATTCTGCTGATACGGGCAGCCATTGTGCCCAAGACCGGGATCTCAGCCAAGCACACCGGAATGATTGAAATCGGCTTTTCCCTTATGTTATATGTATCTGTGCTTGGGTTGTACTTCTAA